The Nitrosopumilus cobalaminigenes genome contains a region encoding:
- a CDS encoding 4Fe-4S dicluster domain-containing protein, with amino-acid sequence MSLLLKDRVYSMEAPTAKRGVYPLHGFKLGLYRLPIKLEEVAELKSVHDGLKKAFEMDMYADRIFATYRWKEQNMDDPDAKGYEEVDLSVTVEIVTGEVVDIIYQIFPIEKFGDPNWVRDYRKKADHFAKMVIDTILRNTILADKMISYFAKTEKLSEVAAIQKLEELTPLAKIVLGAKPKPVEAKDDEEEEDDSAIEIPDGAKPGPIDVDYKSKMKPSKAYDAPEHTIKTWGRKGTSNGIMGVWGEFVSVDYDICIADGGCLEACPVGVYEWFDTPGNPASEKKPLMSKEPDCIFCLACEGVCPPQAIKIYEQK; translated from the coding sequence ATGTCCTTACTTCTCAAAGATCGAGTTTATTCAATGGAGGCCCCAACTGCAAAACGTGGTGTTTATCCGTTACATGGATTCAAACTCGGATTATACAGATTACCAATTAAACTTGAAGAAGTTGCAGAGCTAAAATCAGTTCATGATGGTCTCAAAAAGGCATTTGAAATGGACATGTATGCAGATAGAATTTTTGCAACTTATAGATGGAAAGAGCAAAACATGGATGATCCTGATGCAAAAGGATACGAAGAAGTTGATTTATCAGTTACAGTAGAAATCGTCACTGGTGAAGTTGTAGATATTATTTATCAAATTTTCCCAATTGAAAAGTTTGGTGATCCAAACTGGGTTAGAGATTATAGAAAGAAAGCAGACCATTTTGCAAAAATGGTAATTGATACTATTTTACGAAATACTATTTTGGCTGATAAGATGATTTCATACTTTGCTAAAACTGAAAAATTATCTGAAGTTGCAGCAATTCAAAAACTAGAAGAATTAACTCCTCTGGCAAAGATTGTTCTTGGTGCAAAACCAAAACCAGTTGAAGCTAAAGATGATGAGGAAGAAGAAGATGACAGTGCAATTGAAATTCCAGATGGTGCAAAACCTGGACCAATTGATGTTGATTATAAATCAAAAATGAAACCATCAAAGGCTTATGATGCTCCAGAGCATACCATCAAAACTTGGGGTAGGAAAGGCACTTCAAATGGTATCATGGGTGTTTGGGGCGAATTCGTTTCAGTAGATTATGATATTTGTATTGCAGATGGTGGATGTCTTGAAGCATGTCCTGTAGGTGTATACGAATGGTTTGATACTCCTGGAAATCCTGCATCTGAAAAGAAACCATTAATGTCTAAAGAACCAGATTGTATTTTCTGTCTTGCATGTGAGGGTGTATGTCCTCCACAAGCAATTAAGATCTATGAGCAAAAATAA
- a CDS encoding cellulose synthase family protein → MAINPFTSLVFDLFIISAIIITAYTVNFYYLAFLSRKRKNVHTTKDWGTPSVTIQLPIYNEKYVAKRLVDAVCNLDYPKDQMRIMVCDDSDDDTVELMHDVVDGYQKQGFQIEHVRRGTRKGYKAGALKHAMKTTDTDLVAIFDADFIPPKQFLKEAIPHFSKSNIGLVQCRWGHVNEDYSTITQVQALSLDFHFLVEQKAKSNSHLFMNFNGTAGIWRRECIENAGGWHTATLVEDLDLSYRAQMKGWKCVFLPDIVVDAELPAQMNGAKRQQFRWAKGSIQCAVKLLSDVVMKRKVAIEAKIQAFIQLTRHIVYPLMLIQFLALPVLLAGQINLYVVSFLPALTIATYLAMGPGAYIIIIQGMYGKSWKSKAKLLPALLVYNAGMSVNNTVAVFDAVLGKKNEFLRTPKYGIITKDDDWRDKAYNLPFTQTTLLEIFFGVYGIMGVFISIFSNNPVFVPIILLQTVGFFYIAYMSLSHTRFKKNKSVNDKPLTKKEKTAKNIYRLAMTGIIGIIIFGGYMVVSGYNTDIYPLDRIRGNLDGVMASSDPEMIRNHLVAIQTDLDLVMANLPETTDESGNIWKNPVWIFGTESTNFVRIQNNIDMMFISVNEISSIPKDNPAFHTGMMDVHDRASLLQINIMDVTPHMYVSPENMMLSAIWIAAIIGIFAMLKRKKEQLKKVDLTNEIPLETN, encoded by the coding sequence ATGGCAATAAACCCCTTTACTTCATTAGTATTTGATCTGTTCATAATTTCTGCAATTATCATTACTGCGTACACTGTAAATTTCTACTACCTTGCATTCCTTTCTAGAAAAAGAAAAAATGTTCATACTACTAAAGACTGGGGTACTCCCTCAGTTACAATACAACTGCCAATATACAACGAAAAGTATGTTGCAAAAAGGCTAGTAGACGCTGTTTGTAATTTAGATTATCCAAAAGACCAGATGAGAATAATGGTTTGTGATGATTCTGATGATGATACAGTTGAATTGATGCATGATGTAGTTGATGGTTATCAAAAACAAGGTTTTCAAATTGAACATGTGAGGCGTGGAACTAGAAAAGGGTACAAAGCTGGTGCTTTGAAGCATGCAATGAAAACAACTGATACTGATCTTGTTGCAATTTTTGATGCTGATTTTATTCCTCCAAAACAATTTCTTAAAGAAGCAATTCCGCACTTTTCAAAATCTAATATTGGTCTAGTTCAATGTCGTTGGGGACATGTTAATGAAGACTATTCTACAATTACTCAAGTCCAAGCACTTAGTCTTGATTTTCATTTTCTTGTAGAGCAAAAAGCAAAAAGCAATTCTCATCTTTTTATGAATTTCAATGGAACTGCAGGAATTTGGAGACGTGAGTGTATTGAGAATGCTGGTGGTTGGCATACTGCCACTCTTGTTGAAGATCTTGATTTGAGTTACCGCGCACAAATGAAAGGATGGAAATGTGTATTTTTGCCTGATATTGTAGTTGATGCAGAACTACCTGCACAAATGAACGGAGCTAAAAGACAACAATTTCGTTGGGCAAAAGGCTCTATTCAATGTGCTGTAAAATTACTTTCTGATGTAGTTATGAAAAGAAAAGTTGCAATTGAAGCAAAAATTCAGGCTTTCATTCAACTTACACGTCACATTGTATATCCGTTAATGCTTATACAATTTTTAGCATTACCTGTTTTGTTAGCTGGCCAAATCAATCTTTATGTGGTAAGTTTTCTTCCTGCACTAACTATTGCTACGTATCTTGCAATGGGACCTGGTGCATATATTATCATTATACAAGGCATGTATGGTAAATCTTGGAAATCAAAAGCAAAACTACTTCCTGCATTACTAGTTTACAATGCAGGAATGTCTGTAAACAACACTGTTGCAGTTTTTGATGCTGTACTTGGAAAGAAAAATGAATTTCTTCGAACTCCAAAATATGGAATCATAACAAAAGATGATGATTGGAGAGACAAGGCATACAATTTGCCATTTACTCAAACTACTCTTTTGGAAATATTTTTTGGCGTTTATGGTATAATGGGAGTATTCATTTCAATATTCTCAAATAATCCTGTGTTTGTACCGATTATTCTACTACAAACTGTGGGATTTTTCTACATCGCTTACATGAGTTTGTCGCATACTCGATTTAAAAAAAATAAATCTGTCAATGACAAACCACTTACAAAAAAGGAAAAAACTGCAAAGAATATCTATCGACTTGCAATGACTGGGATAATTGGAATAATTATTTTTGGCGGCTATATGGTAGTTTCTGGTTACAATACTGACATTTACCCTCTAGATAGAATTCGTGGAAACCTTGATGGTGTTATGGCCTCATCTGATCCGGAAATGATTCGTAATCACTTGGTGGCAATTCAAACTGATTTGGATTTAGTGATGGCAAATTTACCTGAAACCACAGATGAAAGTGGTAATATTTGGAAAAACCCTGTTTGGATATTTGGTACTGAATCTACCAACTTTGTTCGTATTCAAAATAACATAGACATGATGTTTATCAGCGTAAATGAAATTTCGTCTATTCCAAAAGATAATCCTGCATTCCATACTGGAATGATGGATGTTCATGATAGAGCATCATTATTACAAATCAACATAATGGATGTAACTCCGCATATGTATGTCAGTCCTGAAAATATGATGCTAAGTGCTATTTGGATTGCAGCAATAATTGGAATCTTTGCTATGCTAAAAAGAAAGAAAGAACAACTCAAAAAAGTTGATTTGACAAATGAGATTCCTTTAGAAACTAACTAG
- a CDS encoding PEFG-CTERM sorting domain-containing protein, with protein sequence MPEFGTIAMVVLAVAIIGVVAVTARSRLSSNNVNAGVGDKTTMSDNIYKLAMVGILGIIIFGGYMAISGYNADIYPLDRIRGNLDGIVSSSDPVIIREHLVAIQTDLDLVMANLPETTDESGNVWKNPVWIFGTESTNFIRIQNNIDTMFAGIDEISSLSKDNSAYHTGMLDINDRALLLKINIMDATPYMYVSPENMMLSAIWIAVIIGIFAVLKRKKEQLQKEDEIGI encoded by the coding sequence ATGCCTGAATTTGGTACAATTGCAATGGTGGTATTGGCTGTTGCAATAATTGGTGTTGTAGCAGTAACTGCAAGATCAAGATTATCTTCAAATAATGTAAATGCAGGTGTTGGTGATAAAACAACAATGTCTGATAATATCTACAAGTTAGCCATGGTGGGAATTCTTGGAATAATTATTTTTGGCGGTTACATGGCAATTTCTGGTTACAATGCTGACATTTACCCTCTAGATAGAATTCGTGGAAACCTTGATGGAATTGTATCTTCTTCTGATCCTGTAATAATTCGTGAACATTTGGTAGCAATCCAAACTGATTTGGATTTAGTGATGGCAAATCTGCCTGAAACAACAGATGAAAGTGGCAATGTTTGGAAAAACCCTGTTTGGATATTTGGTACTGAATCTACCAACTTCATTCGAATTCAAAATAACATCGATACAATGTTTGCAGGTATAGATGAAATATCTTCACTCTCAAAAGATAATTCAGCATATCATACAGGAATGTTGGATATCAACGATAGGGCATTGTTATTGAAAATCAACATAATGGATGCAACCCCCTACATGTATGTTAGTCCTGAAAACATGATGTTAAGTGCTATTTGGATTGCCGTAATTATTGGAATCTTTGCTGTCTTGAAAAGAAAGAAAGAACAATTACAAAAAGAAGATGAAATAGGAATCTAA
- a CDS encoding chemotaxis protein, whose translation MAAKIVKKKTATKAKKEPSPSVLLKKVASVSDSNKALQKEIKVMSKIFGENQKVLLSMKSMIDTLTSTLEHIQKQSKQINIIEDDTQKLYAGLNQVRTQSNLVNKINDQTSKLEKEIGRITELQKSSKPQELSKQVEDSMNSIKNNSQMIIKIAQRIDEVRDDLRKVSGKTDSFLEIGSEMDNLKSTIEEISGKTAKLDTGSQIIESLKQELGRISEGVSSSSNLNAELDAIKVTIDAISSKASKIDSLGGVIDGLKQQFDTIASKASSVDNLSLESIKDLGGKIDKIETEIGSLAQRADSTAFVGEGLKSVQEEFSNFKQNVFDKTNSIEQKISSVSDTLKRQDESTIEFHKKSEKLFEELQSVKEVTSKSSSDSSKEMMALLKLSEYQSNIRMNAESKYGVAKDIEKMASQTADIVNLFDRVSIESGENIPLPHEVRQWAVSKILDCADKWEVRFSDVYSILTNAIGRDMLKEAIRVQQVRDIYGIRAVDEIRKDLNIS comes from the coding sequence ATGGCTGCCAAAATTGTAAAGAAAAAAACTGCAACTAAAGCAAAAAAAGAGCCTAGTCCATCAGTATTATTAAAAAAAGTAGCATCAGTTTCAGATTCTAACAAAGCATTACAAAAAGAGATCAAAGTAATGTCAAAAATTTTCGGTGAAAATCAAAAAGTTCTACTTTCAATGAAAAGTATGATTGACACATTAACATCAACATTAGAACACATTCAAAAACAATCAAAACAAATCAACATAATTGAAGACGACACACAGAAGCTATATGCAGGATTAAATCAAGTGAGAACACAGTCAAATTTAGTAAATAAAATTAATGACCAAACTTCAAAATTAGAAAAAGAAATTGGTAGAATAACAGAATTACAAAAATCATCAAAACCGCAAGAATTATCTAAACAAGTAGAAGACAGTATGAATTCAATTAAAAATAATTCTCAAATGATTATCAAAATTGCTCAGAGAATTGATGAGGTCAGAGATGATTTAAGAAAAGTCTCTGGAAAGACAGATTCATTTTTAGAAATTGGTTCTGAAATGGATAATCTCAAAAGTACAATAGAAGAAATCTCAGGAAAAACTGCAAAATTAGATACAGGATCTCAAATTATTGAAAGTCTCAAACAAGAACTAGGAAGAATTTCAGAAGGAGTGTCTTCAAGTTCAAATCTTAACGCAGAATTAGATGCAATCAAAGTCACCATTGATGCCATATCATCAAAAGCATCAAAAATTGATTCATTGGGAGGGGTAATTGATGGACTAAAACAACAATTTGACACCATAGCATCAAAAGCAAGTTCAGTAGACAATTTGAGCCTAGAATCGATTAAAGATTTGGGAGGAAAGATTGACAAAATTGAGACTGAGATTGGTTCACTAGCTCAAAGGGCAGATTCAACAGCATTTGTTGGAGAAGGCCTAAAATCAGTTCAAGAAGAATTTTCAAATTTCAAACAAAATGTATTTGATAAAACTAACAGTATTGAGCAAAAAATATCATCAGTTTCTGACACATTGAAAAGACAAGATGAATCTACTATCGAATTCCATAAAAAATCTGAAAAACTCTTTGAAGAATTACAATCAGTCAAAGAAGTCACAAGCAAATCATCAAGTGATTCATCAAAAGAAATGATGGCACTCCTAAAGTTATCAGAATACCAATCAAATATCAGAATGAATGCAGAATCAAAATATGGAGTTGCTAAAGACATTGAAAAAATGGCATCTCAAACTGCAGATATTGTAAATCTCTTTGATAGAGTTTCAATTGAATCAGGCGAAAATATCCCATTACCTCACGAGGTCAGACAATGGGCAGTAAGTAAAATCTTAGATTGTGCTGATAAATGGGAAGTTAGATTTAGTGATGTTTATTCGATTTTGACTAATGCAATAGGAAGAGACATGCTAAAAGAAGCAATCAGAGTTCAACAAGTTAGAGATATTTACGGAATTAGAGCAGTTGATGAAATTAGAAAAGATTTGAATATTTCTTAG
- a CDS encoding cation:proton antiporter has product MQNLSLQLDSGGIQSSLNNTVSSLIEQITPELPHTSFVTDLAFIMIIGAVVTLAFFKIKQPLIIGYLFAGMLIGPLSPFWSWVLPEGGPSTDVVGGVGILSDISALNLFAEIGVILLLFVIGIEFPYAKIKSIGKMAVGVGTIGLFSTLGVLFYTASALGLEFMDALFISAALSISSTAIIVKILEEMGKIKKESSILVLGILIVEDVIAVILISSLQSIALVGTVSIESIIVVVLVATGLIVGTFTVGTRVIPPLIDRVAAAEHREILLLSVLGVCFGYALFANIVGLSVAIGAFLAGVLVAESKSAEVAKLLSSPIKDMFVAIFFISVGALMDVSQLENYIFVAIALIAVATGMKFGGNMLGNFIFRQKRGKALRSAFTLAAPRGEFSIVIVKVGVDIGAVSAFLFPLVGIISIITAFISPFLVKAGDKIIPALEEKDV; this is encoded by the coding sequence ATGCAGAACCTTTCACTTCAACTGGATTCTGGTGGAATTCAAAGTTCTCTAAACAATACTGTATCTAGTTTAATTGAACAAATAACTCCTGAACTTCCACACACTAGTTTTGTCACTGATTTAGCTTTCATTATGATCATTGGTGCTGTTGTAACTCTTGCTTTCTTTAAAATTAAACAACCCTTGATTATTGGATATCTTTTTGCTGGGATGTTAATTGGTCCCTTGTCTCCATTTTGGTCTTGGGTTTTACCTGAAGGTGGCCCTTCTACTGATGTAGTAGGTGGAGTTGGAATACTGTCTGATATTTCTGCGTTAAATCTTTTTGCAGAAATTGGTGTTATTTTACTTCTATTTGTCATTGGTATTGAATTCCCATATGCAAAAATCAAAAGCATTGGTAAAATGGCAGTTGGCGTAGGAACAATTGGATTGTTTTCAACTCTGGGTGTTTTGTTCTACACTGCAAGTGCACTTGGATTAGAATTCATGGATGCATTGTTTATTTCTGCAGCATTATCCATTTCCAGTACTGCAATAATTGTCAAGATTTTAGAGGAGATGGGGAAGATCAAAAAGGAATCATCAATTCTTGTTTTGGGTATTTTGATTGTAGAAGACGTCATAGCAGTTATCTTGATTTCTTCATTACAGTCCATTGCTCTAGTTGGAACTGTATCTATCGAATCAATAATTGTGGTTGTATTGGTAGCAACTGGATTAATTGTTGGAACGTTTACCGTCGGAACTCGTGTTATCCCTCCATTAATTGACAGAGTTGCAGCTGCGGAACATCGTGAAATCTTGCTTCTTAGTGTACTTGGTGTTTGTTTTGGTTATGCCTTATTTGCAAATATTGTGGGATTATCTGTTGCAATTGGCGCATTTTTGGCAGGAGTCTTAGTTGCCGAATCAAAATCTGCTGAAGTTGCAAAGTTACTTTCTAGTCCAATTAAAGACATGTTTGTGGCTATTTTCTTTATCTCGGTTGGTGCTTTGATGGATGTCTCTCAACTTGAAAATTATATTTTTGTAGCAATTGCTTTGATTGCAGTTGCCACGGGAATGAAATTTGGAGGAAACATGCTTGGAAATTTCATTTTCAGACAAAAGCGCGGTAAGGCTCTACGTTCAGCATTTACACTAGCTGCACCTAGAGGTGAATTTTCAATTGTTATTGTTAAAGTCGGTGTAGATATTGGTGCTGTAAGTGCTTTCTTGTTCCCATTAGTTGGTATCATTTCAATTATCACTGCATTCATCTCGCCATTTTTAGTAAAGGCTGGAGACAAAATAATCCCTGCATTAGAAGAAAAAGATGTCTGA
- a CDS encoding 50S ribosomal protein L16, with translation MHGANYRDGTGQVFTRKKYIKGKPQIKIAKFQGGKRGTYQYCVQLLLNEKIQIRHMAIESTRLAANKTLEKTTGESGYYSRLRIYPHNLLRENKQIATAGADRVSEGMRRSWGKAVSLGARVKQGQCIMELFVNGDAHLEAAKKALHGSCVKLPGTPLIKVVEWNKLSP, from the coding sequence ATGCATGGTGCAAATTATCGAGATGGGACTGGTCAAGTATTTACCAGAAAAAAATACATCAAAGGTAAACCACAAATTAAAATTGCAAAATTTCAAGGTGGCAAAAGAGGAACATACCAATATTGTGTTCAATTGCTACTAAACGAAAAAATCCAAATTAGACACATGGCAATCGAATCAACCAGATTAGCTGCCAACAAAACATTAGAAAAAACAACTGGGGAATCAGGTTATTATTCAAGACTCAGAATTTATCCACATAATCTTCTTAGAGAAAATAAACAGATTGCAACTGCAGGTGCAGACAGAGTTTCAGAAGGAATGAGAAGATCATGGGGTAAAGCAGTCAGTTTAGGTGCCAGAGTAAAACAAGGTCAATGCATCATGGAACTTTTTGTAAACGGAGATGCTCATTTAGAAGCAGCCAAAAAAGCACTTCACGGTTCATGTGTGAAATTACCAGGAACACCTCTAATCAAAGTGGTCGAATGGAATAAACTATCACCATAA
- the endA gene encoding tRNA-intron lyase codes for MEDTPIVNGELISDQTCISDKNMIHELDLKGFGEIEKAKLFLKSFESLYLLYTKRLILKKNKKKIDFDFFMSLCQKTDSDILTKFLIYRDLRNRGYVVKDGFGFGSDFRVYERGHYGEKGAKFLIFGLNEGQQEKMGNLQKKVEEITQMGKEPIIAVIERRGEVIYYKINKMNFYENKSRLEESFQL; via the coding sequence ATGGAAGATACTCCGATAGTTAATGGAGAATTGATTTCAGATCAAACATGTATTTCTGATAAGAATATGATTCATGAACTTGATTTGAAGGGATTTGGAGAAATTGAAAAAGCAAAATTGTTTCTCAAATCTTTTGAATCTCTTTATTTGTTATACACAAAAAGATTGATTCTAAAGAAAAATAAAAAGAAGATTGACTTTGATTTTTTTATGAGTCTTTGCCAAAAGACTGATTCAGATATTTTGACAAAATTTCTGATTTATCGTGATTTAAGAAATAGGGGCTATGTTGTCAAAGATGGATTTGGATTTGGTTCTGATTTTAGAGTTTATGAGAGGGGTCATTACGGTGAAAAAGGTGCCAAATTCCTCATCTTTGGTCTCAATGAAGGCCAACAAGAAAAAATGGGAAATTTACAAAAAAAAGTTGAAGAAATTACTCAGATGGGAAAGGAACCTATTATTGCCGTTATAGAACGTCGTGGTGAAGTAATTTACTATAAAATTAATAAAATGAATTTTTATGAAAACAAATCTCGACTTGAAGAATCGTTTCAGCTTTAA
- a CDS encoding DNA repair helicase, with protein MSLREIELKEEYRSDRDDIVTEFFFPCLENCIEYDRCVDFLSVQTLATISMAFENFSGGKAKLRMVTGHRFKTSDLNLFTKLFSEKYSKPFDGKLIKDSKIQKLQSIVDNGQIELKIAIPNSEQVADSFSERIGIFRDEHDQAVAFTGTSRESFSAQTRDFESVDVFTSWNDKSRVKRKMKDFEELWENKTKYVEVYDFMEAEENSLLKYSSEWILQD; from the coding sequence TTGAGTCTCAGAGAAATTGAATTGAAAGAGGAATATCGTTCAGATAGAGATGACATTGTTACAGAATTTTTCTTTCCTTGCCTTGAAAATTGTATAGAATATGATAGGTGTGTTGATTTTTTGTCTGTTCAGACACTAGCCACAATATCTATGGCATTTGAAAATTTTTCTGGAGGTAAAGCAAAATTAAGAATGGTAACAGGACATAGATTCAAAACAAGTGATTTGAACCTGTTTACAAAACTGTTTTCAGAAAAATATTCAAAACCATTTGATGGTAAACTAATCAAAGATTCCAAAATTCAAAAACTTCAGAGCATTGTAGATAATGGTCAGATAGAGCTAAAGATTGCAATCCCAAATTCAGAACAAGTTGCAGATTCATTCTCAGAAAGAATTGGCATATTCAGAGATGAGCATGATCAAGCAGTAGCATTTACAGGAACATCCAGAGAATCATTTTCTGCTCAAACCAGAGATTTTGAATCAGTTGATGTTTTTACATCCTGGAATGACAAATCAAGAGTGAAAAGAAAGATGAAAGATTTTGAGGAATTGTGGGAAAATAAAACAAAGTATGTTGAAGTGTATGATTTTATGGAAGCAGAAGAAAATAGTCTTTTGAAATATTCGTCTGAGTGGATTTTGCAGGATTAA
- a CDS encoding peptidase, producing the protein MNGSLLLITAITALLFGSLAVPSSFAQLQAGGVDHPGSWYAGEGLKQGDFFSYSMCHVDYKECTNFELDMWIKGDKQVGSESKWLAEVAVFDGNKIIVGEMELGKIAPEPTGGSIELGKYRGAFKSSVVWLSAFATSDDSSGGKGPKKFADKSWGKIGNIGGEQVVPMVLEKVVTPAGTWDTVQVGWKTGGVTSKVWIVDDFPFPVKAKTYTHVSEGIPPTEYDFRLLDYKENVQESPIAQYTSSDVDFAAAGCETNIEKSTSIKKPTKDFDYQIHIFYGPEDLVQGCESQWLIKFISKYDDTEFLNQVQYDFLVVDDNLTPLRSIAQEEGRNYLYSPSGQAILDFIVKEKPGTANYVVWVYGLSPEGIVPNVASDYLKIPVKIYAGEGAAVTIPDPVPTQEIPSWIKNNAGWWAKGAIDDGSFVQGIQFLIQEGIMKIPPTSQGSSGGSSEIPSWIKNNAGWWADGLIDDDSFVQGIQFLIKEGIMSVSS; encoded by the coding sequence TTGAATGGATCATTATTACTAATTACAGCTATTACTGCGCTATTGTTTGGTTCATTGGCAGTCCCATCATCTTTTGCTCAATTGCAAGCTGGTGGAGTAGATCATCCCGGTTCTTGGTATGCTGGTGAAGGTCTCAAACAAGGAGATTTCTTTTCATATTCAATGTGCCACGTAGATTACAAAGAGTGCACAAATTTTGAATTGGATATGTGGATTAAAGGTGATAAGCAAGTTGGCAGTGAATCAAAATGGCTAGCTGAAGTTGCAGTATTTGATGGAAATAAAATAATTGTTGGTGAAATGGAACTTGGAAAAATTGCACCAGAACCAACTGGAGGTAGTATAGAACTTGGTAAATATCGTGGCGCATTCAAATCCTCGGTAGTTTGGTTATCTGCATTTGCAACCTCTGATGATAGCTCTGGTGGAAAAGGTCCAAAGAAGTTTGCAGATAAATCTTGGGGAAAGATTGGAAATATTGGGGGAGAACAAGTTGTTCCAATGGTACTTGAAAAAGTTGTAACCCCTGCAGGAACATGGGATACAGTTCAAGTTGGATGGAAAACTGGTGGTGTCACAAGTAAAGTTTGGATAGTAGATGATTTTCCATTTCCCGTAAAAGCTAAAACATACACTCATGTTTCAGAAGGAATTCCACCAACAGAATATGATTTTAGATTATTAGATTACAAAGAAAATGTTCAGGAATCTCCTATTGCTCAATACACATCATCTGATGTAGATTTTGCAGCAGCTGGCTGTGAAACTAATATTGAAAAATCGACTAGCATAAAAAAACCTACAAAAGATTTTGATTATCAAATTCATATTTTCTATGGTCCTGAAGATTTAGTTCAAGGTTGTGAATCCCAATGGCTGATTAAATTTATTAGTAAATACGATGACACTGAATTCTTAAACCAAGTTCAATATGATTTTCTTGTTGTCGATGATAATTTAACTCCATTAAGATCTATTGCTCAAGAAGAAGGCAGGAATTATCTTTATTCTCCATCTGGACAAGCTATACTTGATTTTATTGTTAAAGAAAAACCTGGTACAGCAAACTATGTAGTTTGGGTTTATGGACTATCTCCTGAAGGCATAGTTCCAAATGTTGCATCAGACTATCTAAAAATCCCTGTTAAAATTTACGCCGGTGAAGGTGCTGCTGTAACAATACCTGATCCAGTCCCAACACAAGAAATCCCATCTTGGATAAAGAATAACGCCGGATGGTGGGCAAAAGGTGCAATAGATGATGGTTCCTTTGTTCAGGGAATTCAATTTTTGATTCAAGAAGGTATTATGAAAATTCCTCCAACTTCTCAAGGATCTTCTGGTGGATCCAGTGAAATCCCATCTTGGATAAAGAATAATGCCGGATGGTGGGCTGATGGTCTAATTGATGATGATTCCTTTGTTCAAGGCATTCAATTCTTAATTAAAGAAGGAATCATGAGTGTATCTTCCTAA
- a CDS encoding tetratricopeptide repeat protein, which produces MVGLFNKPKRHIKKLLKDGEYDEAIKFGLNLETEYADDHDFMFILGSAFFIVDDAKRALPYFEKAFELDPDDVETLTLKTNVHLALEQKNEAIECCRMVVKLQPKNSEAQDLLEKLESL; this is translated from the coding sequence ATGGTTGGTCTTTTCAATAAACCAAAACGTCATATCAAAAAACTCCTCAAAGATGGAGAATATGATGAGGCAATAAAATTTGGACTAAATTTGGAAACTGAATATGCTGATGATCATGATTTTATGTTTATTCTAGGAAGTGCATTCTTTATTGTAGATGATGCAAAAAGAGCTTTACCCTATTTTGAAAAAGCATTTGAATTAGATCCTGATGATGTTGAAACATTGACTTTGAAAACTAATGTACATTTAGCATTAGAGCAAAAAAATGAAGCAATTGAATGCTGTAGAATGGTAGTTAAACTACAACCTAAAAATTCTGAAGCTCAAGATTTACTTGAAAAACTTGAAAGTCTATAA